Proteins from one Podospora pseudoanserina strain CBS 124.78 chromosome 1, whole genome shotgun sequence genomic window:
- a CDS encoding hypothetical protein (EggNog:ENOG503NZY5; BUSCO:EOG09263C55; COG:S) produces the protein MPVLKAPSGNTNAPSQYKQPSRKGKKAWRKNVDVTDITKGLDQLNTQKIIGGVIAEKDSADLFVLDVKGDASITKKFPKIKKGLKSDEILAARSAVPAVPMRKRPAHDKTTDGGLPVKRQRKEYVSGKELSRLKRVADGQHDSTVDIVDAAFDPWADEPKPEPEKAVELAFLPEKEKPKKPKTLEQQSISLSANGKPIPAVYVPKGGASYNPDFTEYRERLIEESEKAVEAEKKRLAELEAERIKLEAAARSAAEAEAAEARADLSEWEDDSAWEGFESAGEELSVKAKRPRRKTQAERNRIKRRKEEERRQKHEAAMKAKNAQAERIKQIALEVAEKERQLALEKAEFSDAEEIGDDEKLRRKQFGRYRLPEKDLELVLPDELQDSLRLLKPEGNLLKDRYRSMLVRGKMEARRKIPYKRLAKTKITEKWTYKDFQLPA, from the exons ATGCCTGTTCTTAAGGCCCCCTCGGGCAATACAAATGCCCCATCGCAGTACAAACAACCATCCaggaagggcaagaaggcgTGGCGCAAGAATGTCGACGTTACCGACATCACGAAGGGCCTTGACCAGCTGAATACTCAAAAGATTATTGG TGGAGTAATTGCGGAAAAGGATTCTGCCGATCTGTTCGTTCTCGACGTCAAGGGCGATGCCTCTATCACCAAGAAGTtccccaagatcaagaagggcCTCAAGTCAGATGAGATTCTTGCGGCTCGGTCAGCAGTACCGGCTGTGCCTATGCGCAAGCGCCCCGCTCACGACAAGACCACAGATGGTGGTCTTCCAGTCAAAAGGCAGCGCAAGGAGTATGTCAGCGGCAAGGAGCTCAGCAGATTAAAGAGGGTGGCAGATGGGCAACACGACTCAACGGTTGACATCGTCGATGCCGCATTTGACCCTTGGGCCGACGAGCCAAAGCCAGAGCCAGAGAAGGCCGTCGAGCTGGCTTTCCTGCCCGAGAAagagaagcccaagaagcccaagacccTCGAACAACAATCCATCTCACTCTCTGCCAACGGCAAACCGATCCCTGCTGTCTATGTACCGAAGGGTGGCGCCAGTTACAACCCCGACTTCACCGAGTATCGAGAACGGTTGATCGAGGAAAGCGAGAAGGCTgtggaggccgagaagaagcgtCTTGCCGAATTAGAAGCGGAAAGGATTAAACTTGAGGCCGCCGCTCGATCAGCCGCCGAGGCTGAAGCTGCCGAGGCAAGGGCGGATCTTTCAGAGTGGGAGGACGATTCTGCTTGGGAAGGATTCGAGAGTGCGGGAGAGGAGCTCAGTGTCAAGGCCAAGCGGCCAAGACGCAAAACACAGGCTGAGAGAAACAGAATCAAGAGAAGAAAGGAGGAAGAACGGAGGCAGAAACACGAGGCGGCCATGAAGGCAAAGAATGCCCAGGCCGAGCGGATCAAGCAAATTGCGTTGGAGGTGGCAGAGAAGGAAAGGCAGTTGGCCCTTGAAAAGGCCGAGTTCAGTGATGCGGAGGAgattggtgatgacgagAAGCTGCGGAGGAAACAGTTTGGCCGGTACAGGCTGCCGGAGAAGGACTTGGAGCTTGTGCTTCCAGACGAGCTTCAGGATTCGTTGAGACTCCTGAAGCCAGAAGGCAACCTGCTCAAGGACAGGTACAGGAGCATGTTGGTTCGGGGCAAAATGGAGGCTCGGAGAAAGATTCCCTACAAGAGGctggccaagaccaagatcaCAGAGAAGTGGACGTACAAGGACTTCCAGCTCCCAGCCTAA